A single genomic interval of Granulicella tundricola MP5ACTX9 harbors:
- a CDS encoding YdcF family protein, with amino-acid sequence MVKRLGWLFLFVMTLAVIAAMVTFEAMPTHNTDATHFDTIIVLGWPTAPDGKASKIQTARVMEAVRELMAGRAGHIIVSGGAAHSQFVEAEAMAKVAIEAGVPQEDVIVEGRAMNTIQNIY; translated from the coding sequence ATGGTGAAGCGACTGGGGTGGCTGTTTCTCTTTGTCATGACGCTGGCGGTGATCGCCGCGATGGTCACATTTGAGGCGATGCCTACCCACAATACGGACGCGACGCACTTCGACACGATCATTGTGCTGGGATGGCCGACCGCGCCGGACGGGAAGGCTTCCAAGATTCAGACGGCGAGGGTGATGGAGGCGGTGCGGGAGCTGATGGCGGGGCGGGCGGGCCACATCATCGTATCGGGGGGTGCGGCGCACAGCCAGTTTGTGGAGGCCGAGGCGATGGCGAAGGTGGCGATCGAGGCCGGGGTTCCGCAGGAGGATGTGATCGTTGAGGGTAGGGCGATGAATACGATCCAGAACATCTATTAA
- a CDS encoding YdcF family protein — translation MEQHGWTSAEVVSSASHLPRTGLILERYKFGWRTHAAPNPVELSVGRNYFYYAREMAATAVLRWFGFAPTPFLPR, via the coding sequence ATGGAACAGCATGGCTGGACGAGCGCGGAGGTGGTGAGCTCGGCAAGCCATCTGCCGCGGACGGGGCTGATCCTGGAGCGATACAAGTTTGGCTGGCGGACGCATGCCGCGCCGAACCCCGTGGAATTGAGCGTGGGGCGGAACTACTTTTATTACGCACGCGAGATGGCGGCGACTGCGGTGTTGCGCTGGTTCGGTTTTGCGCCTACACCATTTCTGCCTCGATAA